From a single Buteo buteo chromosome 14, bButBut1.hap1.1, whole genome shotgun sequence genomic region:
- the CNMD gene encoding leukocyte cell-derived chemotaxin 1 → MAEGSEKVPIARAGPEDVEQCLPPAYAAGPPPGPGRLLKAGAAVLIAGALLLLAGAIGAFYFWKATERQVYNVHYTMSINGKVQDGSMEIDAGNNLETFKTGSGSEEAVEVHDFQIGITGIRFAEGEKCYIKAQPKAHVPEVDAMTKASLSSELEDEIMPVRFDENSLIWVAADEPIKHNSFLSPKILELCGDLPIFWLRPTYPKDNQRREMKRNKRQLESNFDTEDLEAATEKVNTRLPTMQLTQELDHQPNETRPMGQETDQTLNPDNPYNQLEGEGMAFDPMLDHLGVCCIECRRSYTQCQRICEPLLGYYPWPYNYQGCRTACRIIMPCSWWVARIMGVV, encoded by the exons ATGGCAGAAGGCTCCGAGAAGGTGCCCATCGCCCGAGCGGGGCCCGAAGATGTGGAGCAGTGCCTGCCCCCC GCTTATGcggcgggacccccccccgggccggggcggctGCTGAAGGCGGGGGCGGCCGTGCTGATCGCCGgagccctcctgctgctggccgGGGCCATCGGAGCCTTCTACTTCTGGAAAGCCACCGAGAGGCAG GTGTACAACGTTCACTATACTATGAGCATAAATGGAAAAGTACAAGATGGATCAATGGAAATAGATGCTGGAAACAACTTAGAGACATTCAAAACGGGAAGCGGGAGTGAAGAGGCTGTTGAAGTTCATGATTTTCAGATT ggcATAACTGGAATCCGTTTTGCTGAAGGAGAAAAGTGTTACATCAAAGCTCAGCCAAAAGCTCACGTCCCTGAAGTTGATGCCATGACTAAAGCGAGCCTCTCATCTGAGCTG GAAGATGAAATCATGCCCGTGAGATTTGACGAAAACTCCCTTATCTGGGTGGCTGCAGACGAGCCTATCAAGCATAACAGTTTCCTAAGCCCCAAAATTTTAGAGCTTTGTGGGGATCTTCCAATTTTCTGGCTGCGACCAACATATCCCAAAG ATAACCAAAGgagagaaatgaagagaaacaaacGCCAATTGGAATCAAACTTTGATACAGAAGACTTGGAAGCTGCTACTGAAAAAGTAAACACCAGGTTGCCCACCATGCAGCTGACTCAAGAGCTTGATCACCAGCCTAATGAAACCAGGCCAATGGGACAAGAAACCGATCAAACACTTAATCCAGACAACCCATATAAT caaCTGGAAGGTGAAGGGATGGCTTTTGACCCCATGCTGGATCACTTAGGCGTGTGCTGCATTGAATGCAGACGAAGTTACACACAGTGCCAGAGAATCTGTGAGCCTCTCCTGGGCTACTACCCGTGGCCTTACAACTACCAAGGCTGTCGTACTGCCTGCCGTATCATCAtgccctgcagctggtgggTTGCTCGTATCATGGGTGTTGTGTGA